From one Anoplolepis gracilipes chromosome 8, ASM4749672v1, whole genome shotgun sequence genomic stretch:
- the LOC140669020 gene encoding unc-112-related protein isoform X1, translating into MYSDGHEVDGSWVLRVYVTDLQVERSLRVKGELHIGGVMLRLVEDLDIAMDWSDHALWWPERNHWLTRTRSTLDQYGVAADALLHFTPMHKTLRVQLPDMRCLDCRVDFSVKTFNAVINLCKELGIRHPEELSFCKPLDLNHLKYNLKDLPVKKKIENQKNGHWNVPADTNTFIPGSQSPRGSTGSLDQSSPFMCAPVTPNNRNHSTPISSPVSHTGTWKRNNNSSGFGSTGSFNANNSTMSLEALNGGLSESLAQSPTSISPETRTKLIRPKSLIERARMNVAWLDSSLSIMEQGIREFDTLRLKFKFYSFYDLNPKTDAVRINMIYEQAKWQLLAEEIDCTEEEMLMFAALQVQVNLQASVPQPTYDSNGATSPIEDDIDAALTDLQVTLEGSNINKGPSDITQVPELCDELRFFKPKRFTLKAFKRYWFTCRDLQLRLYKNREEANGSESPVYVINLRGCEVTPDVHLSQGRYGIRLEVPSAEGMTEMWIRCDNEQQYAKWMAACRLAAKGRTLADASYESEVNSITAFLQLQRPAPAPAINPNSLDIIPEDYVASRFAKKFKGKLVQRILEAHANVKDLSLIEAKLNYIKAWQSLPEYGISLFVVRFTGKSKDELLGIANNRLMRMELHSGDHLKTWRYNTMKAWNVNWEVKHMMVQFEEENIIFECQSADCKVVHEFIGGYIFLSMRSKEANQTLNEEMFHKLTGGWV; encoded by the exons ATATCGCTATGGACTGGTCGGATCACGCACTTTGGTGGCCGGAACGAAATCATTGGCTGACCAGAACGCGCAGCACGTTGGATCAGTATGGCGTAGCAGCGGATGCATTGCTGCATTTTACGCCGATGCATAAAACTTTGAGGGTGCAATTGCCGGATATGCGCTGCCTCGATTGCCGAGTTGATTTTTCGGTCAAGACATTCAACGCGGTCATTAATTTGTGCAAGGAACTTG GCATTAGACATCCGGAGGAGCTTTCCTTCTGCAAGCCGCTTGACCTGAATCATCTGAAGTACAATCTGAAGGATTTGCCGGTCAAGAAGAAAATCGAGAATCAGAAAAATGGTCACTGGAATGTGCCGGCCGACACGAATACCTTCATTCCAGGTAGCCAGAGTCCCAGAGGATCTACAGGAAGCTTAGATCAATCAAGTCCATTCATGTGCGCGCCAGTCACACCCAATAACAGAAATCACAGCACACCGATCAGCTCTCCTGTCTCG CATACTGGAACATGGAAAAGAAACAATAACTCTTCCGGTTTCGGTAGCACGGGCTCCTTCAACGCTAATAACAGCACTATGAGTCTCGAGGCATTAAACGGTGGATTATCAGAATCCTTGGCGCAAAGTCCGACGTCGATTTCGCCAGAGACACGGACAAAGTTGATTAGGCCAAAGAGTCTGATCGAGAGGGCAAGGATGAACGTTGCCTGGCTGGACTCGTCTTTATCGATAATGGAGCAAGGTATCCGCGAATTCGATACGCTCAGGTTAAAGTTTAAATTCTACTCCTTTTATGACCTGAATCCGAAAACCGACGCAGTCCGCATCAACATGATTTATGAGCAAGCCAAGTGGCAATTACTCGCAGAAGAAATTGATTGTACCGAGGAAGAAATGCTGATGTTCGCAGCACTTCAg GTACAAGTGAATCTTCAGGCGAGCGTGCCGCAACCCACGTACGATAGCAACGGGGCGACCTCGCCCATCGAAGACGACATTGACGCGGCCCTAACGGATTTGCAAGTGACTCTGGAGGGTAGCAATATCAACAAGGGACCCAGTGACATCACACAAGTGCCCGAGCTCTGTGATGAGCTACGTTTCTTCAAGCCAAAACGTTTTACGCTAAAAGCTTTCAAACGTTATTGGTTCACGTGCCGTGATCTTCAATTAAGACTCTACAAGAACAGAGAGGAAGCGAATGGTTCAGAGTCACCGGTCTACGTGATCAATTTGCGCGGCTGCGAGGTCACGCCGGATGTACATTTGTCACAAGGACGCTATGGTATTAGACTGGAGGTGCCCAGTGCTGAAGGCATGACTGAGATGTGGATCAGATGCGATAAC GAGCAACAATACGCAAAGTGGATGGCCGCGTGCAGATTAGCTGCCAAGGGACGTACCCTCGCCGACGCATCCTACGAAAGCGAAGTCAACAGTATCACAGCTTTTCTGCAACTGCAGAGGCCTGCGCCCGCACCGGCCATCAATCCGAACTCTTTGGATATCATACCAGAGGACTATGTTGCATCCCGATTTGCGAAAAAATTCAAAGGAAAG tTGGTTCAGAGGATCTTAGAAGCGCATGCAAACGTTAAAGACTTATCTCTCATCGAAGCCAAGTTGAATTACATTAAAGCTTGGCAATCTCTTCCGGAATATGGTATTTCACTCTTTGTTGTGCGATTTACTGGCAAGAGCAAAGACGAATTACTGGGTATTGCCAATAACAGACTAATGCGAATGGAACTTCATAGTGGCGATCATTTGAAGACTTGGAGGTATAATACCATGAAG GCGTGGAATGTTAACTGGGAAGTAAAACACATGATGGTACAATTCGAggaagagaatataattttcgaatgTCAATCGGCAGATTGTAAAGTCGTTCACGAATTTATAGGAGGCTACATCTTCTTGTCGATGCGTTCGAAGGAAGCGAATCAGACGTTGAATGAGGAGATGTTCCACAAGTTGACGGGTGGATgggtttaa
- the LOC140669020 gene encoding unc-112-related protein isoform X2, which translates to MRKQAVNEWPVSRDIAMDWSDHALWWPERNHWLTRTRSTLDQYGVAADALLHFTPMHKTLRVQLPDMRCLDCRVDFSVKTFNAVINLCKELGIRHPEELSFCKPLDLNHLKYNLKDLPVKKKIENQKNGHWNVPADTNTFIPGSQSPRGSTGSLDQSSPFMCAPVTPNNRNHSTPISSPVSHTGTWKRNNNSSGFGSTGSFNANNSTMSLEALNGGLSESLAQSPTSISPETRTKLIRPKSLIERARMNVAWLDSSLSIMEQGIREFDTLRLKFKFYSFYDLNPKTDAVRINMIYEQAKWQLLAEEIDCTEEEMLMFAALQVQVNLQASVPQPTYDSNGATSPIEDDIDAALTDLQVTLEGSNINKGPSDITQVPELCDELRFFKPKRFTLKAFKRYWFTCRDLQLRLYKNREEANGSESPVYVINLRGCEVTPDVHLSQGRYGIRLEVPSAEGMTEMWIRCDNEQQYAKWMAACRLAAKGRTLADASYESEVNSITAFLQLQRPAPAPAINPNSLDIIPEDYVASRFAKKFKGKLVQRILEAHANVKDLSLIEAKLNYIKAWQSLPEYGISLFVVRFTGKSKDELLGIANNRLMRMELHSGDHLKTWRYNTMKAWNVNWEVKHMMVQFEEENIIFECQSADCKVVHEFIGGYIFLSMRSKEANQTLNEEMFHKLTGGWV; encoded by the exons ATGCGAAAACAAGCAGTTAACGAGTGGCCGGTCTCACGAG ATATCGCTATGGACTGGTCGGATCACGCACTTTGGTGGCCGGAACGAAATCATTGGCTGACCAGAACGCGCAGCACGTTGGATCAGTATGGCGTAGCAGCGGATGCATTGCTGCATTTTACGCCGATGCATAAAACTTTGAGGGTGCAATTGCCGGATATGCGCTGCCTCGATTGCCGAGTTGATTTTTCGGTCAAGACATTCAACGCGGTCATTAATTTGTGCAAGGAACTTG GCATTAGACATCCGGAGGAGCTTTCCTTCTGCAAGCCGCTTGACCTGAATCATCTGAAGTACAATCTGAAGGATTTGCCGGTCAAGAAGAAAATCGAGAATCAGAAAAATGGTCACTGGAATGTGCCGGCCGACACGAATACCTTCATTCCAGGTAGCCAGAGTCCCAGAGGATCTACAGGAAGCTTAGATCAATCAAGTCCATTCATGTGCGCGCCAGTCACACCCAATAACAGAAATCACAGCACACCGATCAGCTCTCCTGTCTCG CATACTGGAACATGGAAAAGAAACAATAACTCTTCCGGTTTCGGTAGCACGGGCTCCTTCAACGCTAATAACAGCACTATGAGTCTCGAGGCATTAAACGGTGGATTATCAGAATCCTTGGCGCAAAGTCCGACGTCGATTTCGCCAGAGACACGGACAAAGTTGATTAGGCCAAAGAGTCTGATCGAGAGGGCAAGGATGAACGTTGCCTGGCTGGACTCGTCTTTATCGATAATGGAGCAAGGTATCCGCGAATTCGATACGCTCAGGTTAAAGTTTAAATTCTACTCCTTTTATGACCTGAATCCGAAAACCGACGCAGTCCGCATCAACATGATTTATGAGCAAGCCAAGTGGCAATTACTCGCAGAAGAAATTGATTGTACCGAGGAAGAAATGCTGATGTTCGCAGCACTTCAg GTACAAGTGAATCTTCAGGCGAGCGTGCCGCAACCCACGTACGATAGCAACGGGGCGACCTCGCCCATCGAAGACGACATTGACGCGGCCCTAACGGATTTGCAAGTGACTCTGGAGGGTAGCAATATCAACAAGGGACCCAGTGACATCACACAAGTGCCCGAGCTCTGTGATGAGCTACGTTTCTTCAAGCCAAAACGTTTTACGCTAAAAGCTTTCAAACGTTATTGGTTCACGTGCCGTGATCTTCAATTAAGACTCTACAAGAACAGAGAGGAAGCGAATGGTTCAGAGTCACCGGTCTACGTGATCAATTTGCGCGGCTGCGAGGTCACGCCGGATGTACATTTGTCACAAGGACGCTATGGTATTAGACTGGAGGTGCCCAGTGCTGAAGGCATGACTGAGATGTGGATCAGATGCGATAAC GAGCAACAATACGCAAAGTGGATGGCCGCGTGCAGATTAGCTGCCAAGGGACGTACCCTCGCCGACGCATCCTACGAAAGCGAAGTCAACAGTATCACAGCTTTTCTGCAACTGCAGAGGCCTGCGCCCGCACCGGCCATCAATCCGAACTCTTTGGATATCATACCAGAGGACTATGTTGCATCCCGATTTGCGAAAAAATTCAAAGGAAAG tTGGTTCAGAGGATCTTAGAAGCGCATGCAAACGTTAAAGACTTATCTCTCATCGAAGCCAAGTTGAATTACATTAAAGCTTGGCAATCTCTTCCGGAATATGGTATTTCACTCTTTGTTGTGCGATTTACTGGCAAGAGCAAAGACGAATTACTGGGTATTGCCAATAACAGACTAATGCGAATGGAACTTCATAGTGGCGATCATTTGAAGACTTGGAGGTATAATACCATGAAG GCGTGGAATGTTAACTGGGAAGTAAAACACATGATGGTACAATTCGAggaagagaatataattttcgaatgTCAATCGGCAGATTGTAAAGTCGTTCACGAATTTATAGGAGGCTACATCTTCTTGTCGATGCGTTCGAAGGAAGCGAATCAGACGTTGAATGAGGAGATGTTCCACAAGTTGACGGGTGGATgggtttaa